In Rhodopirellula sp. P2, the DNA window CGTCTTCGCGAGGGCTCAGCAGCAAGGTGAAGTTGCGATCGGCCGTGGTGGGGCCGCCCGTGGTCATGAAATCGATTTCGACACGCTGCGTTTCAGGAATGTCGGGGGCGGAAAGACGGACGTTGATTTGGTACCCCAGCCGATTGGCACGGGCACGCGGGAACGTCGTGCTGTTGTTGCCGTCGTTGACCCAGAAACTTTGATCGCCCGTGGAGGGCTGTCCAAAGGCCTTGGGCGACACGAATCCAATCAGCAGACAGGCAGCCGTGACGCAGAGAGCAAGCGTCGAGCGATTCATAGTTCTCTCTCCCGAGGCTTGAGCAACTGCGGCGGCAATTCGTCCTTGGCGAACGGGCTGCCTTGGCGAGATTGGTCGACGCGCCCGATGGTCAGCCGAGCGACCAGCCAAGAAACCAGAAAGGCAAACGCGGCGATTGCGAAGAAGGCGGCGAAAAAGCCGACCGCGGCCAGTGCGGCTTTGGCAAACACGGCCCCGTTGCCCGCCGCTCGCGTGATCGCAGCAAGGAGAGCAGCGACTGCCGTGATTGCCATCATCATGCGGAATGAGATGCGAGGCAGCACACGGCTGCGGATGACCGGTTGGATCGACGGCGTGGGCGTGATGATCGGTTCGGGGGCAGGCATGCGCTGTGTCAATCAGAGACGAGATCAATCAGGACGATGAGTTTCGAAAGTCGATTGCGAGTCCTGTTTGGCTGCTTTTCGATTTTCGACCACCTGATGATACAGTGTCTCCTGAACCCGCATCGGGGCTTGGTTCTTGCGAGGCCTCAAACGCTGGTAACTTCCGTCGGGCTGCATCCGCCACGCGTTTTGGTTGTCGCGGAAATACAACTGCAGGGTTTCGCGAAGACGTTTGCGAGCTTCGGGATCGATGACGGGAACCAGGAGTTCAACGCGGCGGTCCAGGTTGCGAGGCATCCAGTCGGCACTGCTGATGAACATCTCGTGATCGCCACCGTGGCGGAAGTAAAACGTTCGGGCGTGTTCCAAGAAGCGGTCGACGATCGAAACGACTTCAATCGTTTCGCTCATCCCTGGCACGCCGGGTCGCAAGCAGCAAACGCCGCGAACGTTGAGGCGAATCTTCACGCCCGCTTGGCTGGCCAGGTACAAGGCGTCGATGACTTCGGTGTCCACCAAGGCGTTCATCTTGGCGATGATCTCGCCCTTTTGTCCCTGGCGGGAGCGTTCCGTTTCGCCTTGGATCAGCTCCAGGATTTGGCGACGCAGCGTCAGCGGTGCCATGCCGAGTTGTTGCAGCGGTTGCGGTTGGCTGGCCCCCGTGACGGCGTTGAAGAACATCGTCGCGTCGGTGCCTAGGATTTCATCGCAGGTCAGCACCGAAATGTCGCCGTACAGGTTGGCGGTGACTTCGTTGTAGTTGCCGGTTCCGAAGTGGACGTAGCGGACGAGTCCCTGGGGTTCACGGCGAACAATGATGCACACCTTCGCGTGCGTTTTGAGGCCACGGATGCCGTAGATGACCTGCACCCCGGCCTGTTCCATTTCGCGAGCCCATTCGATGTTGCGGGCTTCATCGAAACGAGCTTTCAGTTCCACGATCGCGGTGACGTACTTGCCCCGCTCGGCCGCTCGCATGAGCGCGGCCACGATCGGGCTGTTGCGGCTGGTCCGATACAGGATTTGCTTGACGGCGAGGACATCCGGGTCGACCGCGGCTTCTTCCAGCAATCGCACCACCGGATCAAAGGACTCGTAGGGGTGCATCAGCATGATGTCCCCCTCGGAGATCGATGTGAACATGGACTCGGCGGGATTGATCTTTGGGCTTCGTTGCGGAGGCCATTCCTCGTCGCGAAGGGAATTCATGCCCTTCAGGCCATGCAGCGAGAACAGGTACGTCAGATCCAGCGGACCATCGATGTCAAAGACAAACTGCGGGTCAACTTGAAAGCTCTTGATCAGATAGTCGCGGATGTCGGGATTCGCGTGGGCGTCGATTTCCAGTCGCACGACGTCTGACAAGCGTCGACTTTCGAGGACTTCTTCCATGCCGCCGAGCAAGTCACCCGCACCGTCTTCACGGAGTTCAATGTCAGCGTTGCGAGTGATCCGGAACGGTTTGCACTGAATGACTTCGCGACCGGGGAAGAACTCGTTGACGAAATGTGACACCAAATCCTCCAGCAACGCGTAGGCGTAGCCGGATTCGGTGGGCGAAGTGTCCACGCTGTTTGGGTGAGAGACAGCCTTGTCGATCGGGGCCTTTTCGATGGGCAGTGGAATCACGCGTCCCAGGGTGCGGCCGAGCGGAATGACCGCGAATTGAGTTTCCTGGACATCGTCTTCGGATGCCGGTGAATTCGGGGAGAAAGGCGCGGAGGGCTGGGAGGCTTCGTGGTGTTTTTGGTTCGACGGGACTCGATCTGCAAGGGAGTCCGTTGCCGCTGGTGTCGGTTGAGGACCGATCTCATCCCCCGGGCTCAGCTGCACACAGAGATGGATTCCCAGCCCAGGCAGCATCGGGAAGCGTCGGTCGTGCAGGGCTTGGGGAGACAGCACGGCCAGCACATCGCCGCGAAAATGGCGTTCCGCGGCTGCGAGCGAGCGATCGCTGCAGTCGGCGGGGTCGATTTGGTTGATGTGGTGTTCGCTGAGCAGCGGCTGCAGTTCGTTTTTCAACAGCTGGTACTGCCGGTCGACATGGGCTTGGCAGCGTTCTGAGATCGCTTGCAGCTGTTCCGTCGCGGTCCGGCCGGACGGGTCGCGCCGTCCACCACCGCCCATCGCTTGCAGTTTCAAACTGCCGACGCGGACCATCATGAACTCGTCCAAGTTCGAGCTGGTGATCGCCAGGAATTTGGCTCGTTCGAGCAATTGCACCGACGGATCATCGGCTTGATCCAAGACACGAGCGTTGAATTCCAGCCATCCCAGTTCGCGGTTGATGAACCGAGGAGCGTCAACGAGGGAGTCGTCGACCTTCCGCCGAGATGTGGTTTTGGAGCTTTTGGGAGGGCGTTTGCCGACGGACTGGGAGGGCTCGGGGGCGTGGGACAACGTCAAACTCGCAATGGAAATGAAGTGAACTGAGGGGCGTCAGAGAAATCGAACCCACCGGCTTGGGCGGTCGATTCCGTCGGTGCAGCTTCCCCCGTGATTTCGGGCGAGGCTTCTTCGGGTGAGCTCTCGGGGATGGTCTCAGCGGCCTCTTCGGGAGGCCAAGGTTGGCCCAGCAAGATGCTGATCGCCTTGGGATAGAAGTCTTTCCCATAGGTCAACTCGCCGCCTTGGTGTCCCACTGCACCCACCATGCCAGCGACCACCAACAAACCGATTTTCCAAATGTTTGTCAGGCGTTGTTGGCCCGCTTCGTCGTCGCTTCGCAAGGATTTCAGAGCGATGATCGCAAAGATGCTGGAGAGGACCGTCACGATGATGGCGGACCAACGATGCCAAAACAGCTCCGAGTCCAAGTTGATTTTGGTCCAGGAGCCGTAGCCTTTTTCGACCGAGAAG includes these proteins:
- the ppk1 gene encoding polyphosphate kinase 1, with the translated sequence MTLSHAPEPSQSVGKRPPKSSKTTSRRKVDDSLVDAPRFINRELGWLEFNARVLDQADDPSVQLLERAKFLAITSSNLDEFMMVRVGSLKLQAMGGGGRRDPSGRTATEQLQAISERCQAHVDRQYQLLKNELQPLLSEHHINQIDPADCSDRSLAAAERHFRGDVLAVLSPQALHDRRFPMLPGLGIHLCVQLSPGDEIGPQPTPAATDSLADRVPSNQKHHEASQPSAPFSPNSPASEDDVQETQFAVIPLGRTLGRVIPLPIEKAPIDKAVSHPNSVDTSPTESGYAYALLEDLVSHFVNEFFPGREVIQCKPFRITRNADIELREDGAGDLLGGMEEVLESRRLSDVVRLEIDAHANPDIRDYLIKSFQVDPQFVFDIDGPLDLTYLFSLHGLKGMNSLRDEEWPPQRSPKINPAESMFTSISEGDIMLMHPYESFDPVVRLLEEAAVDPDVLAVKQILYRTSRNSPIVAALMRAAERGKYVTAIVELKARFDEARNIEWAREMEQAGVQVIYGIRGLKTHAKVCIIVRREPQGLVRYVHFGTGNYNEVTANLYGDISVLTCDEILGTDATMFFNAVTGASQPQPLQQLGMAPLTLRRQILELIQGETERSRQGQKGEIIAKMNALVDTEVIDALYLASQAGVKIRLNVRGVCCLRPGVPGMSETIEVVSIVDRFLEHARTFYFRHGGDHEMFISSADWMPRNLDRRVELLVPVIDPEARKRLRETLQLYFRDNQNAWRMQPDGSYQRLRPRKNQAPMRVQETLYHQVVENRKAAKQDSQSTFETHRPD